From Pelotomaculum isophthalicicum JI:
ACCGGTATGGTTGACCAAAGACGACCCAATGTTCCTGCTTTACACTTCCGGTTCTACCGGAAAGCCCAAAGGCGTTCTGCACACCCACGAAATTATGACCGGCATTTACCATACTATGAGAATCTCCCAGGACGTTCAAGATGGCGATGTATTCTGGTGCACCGCCGACCCGGGCTGGATCACCGGTGTTTCATATTCCGTTTGGGGCCCCTGGCTGGTAGGCAAAGCTACGATCATCAGAGGCGGCCGCTTTAGCGCTGATGACTGGTATGCCACCCTGGAAAAATACGGCGTTACTAACTGGTACAGCGCTCCCACCGCCTTTAGAATGTTGGCTGCCGCCGGTGACGATGCTGTTAAAAAATATAACCTGAAATTAAGACACATTACCAGCGTGGGCGAGCCCTTAAATCCGGAAGTGATTATGTGGGCTATGAAGGTCTTCAACGTGCGCATCCACGAAACCTTCTTCATGACTGAAACCGGCGTCAATATGATTTGCTGCTATCCTTGCGCGCCAATCCGGGTTGGCTCGATGTTCAAAGCAATCCCGGGCGTGGAAGCCGCCATTACCGATGACGACGGGAACGTCCTGCCGCCGCTACAAATGGGCAACCTGTCCTTGAAAAAAGGCTGGCCGGGCATGATGAAAGAAATCTGGAAAAATCCTGAAAAGTATAACGAGTACTTCAAAAACGAACCATGGTATATCTCAGGCGACCAGGCTTATATGGACGCGGACGGATATATCTGGTTCCAGGGCAGAAACGACGACGTTATTAAAACCGCCGGCGAAAGAGTCGGCCCCTTCGAAGTGGAAAGCAAATTGGTTGAACACCCGGCAGTGGCCGAGGCCGGCGTTATCGGCAAGCCGGATGAGGTCCGCGGTAATATCATCAAGGCGTTTATCGCATTGGCTCCTGGTTATACCTGGAGCGACGAGCTTGATAAAGAACTCAAGCAATTCGTTAAATTAGGTCTGGCCGCTCACGCCGCTCCTAAAGAAATCGAAGTACGGGACAAGCTGCCGAAAACCCGCAGCGGTAAGATCATGCGCCGGGTTCTAAAAGCTCAGGAAATGGGGCTGCCGGTCGGCGATTTGTCCACAATGGATGATTAACGTTTAAGAAACAGAAAATAATGATTTAACTAGCAATCCCGTACCACTTTGATAGTGATACGGGATCTCTTTTTGAATCATTATGGGATTGATCAAGTGGACATAAAAGCAAAGTATATATCACCCATCATTTTTCATGCTTGCAATAAGTTCATTCATCACTCTATCGGCCTCTTCATATACCACCTGGCAAGTTCCCACCATCTTATGACCGCCTCCGCCGTACTTTAACATCAACGAACCGACGTCTGTTTTGGAACTCCTGTTGATGATGCTGCGGCCAACGGCAAAAACACAGTTTTGTTTATTCTTTCCGTCAATGACCCAGACTGAAATGTTTTGCTCCGGGAAAAGAACATAGATCATAAACCTGTTGCCGCTGTATATCGGATCGACACCCCGCAGGTCTGTGATAATCACGTTGCCGTCTGTAGTGGTATGCTTTTTTATCATATCCTTGAACAATTCGTTTTGTTCGTTGTATTGTTTGATTCTTTCCTGCACGTCAGGCACTTTGAGAATCTCATCAATAGACATTTTCCGGCAATACTCGATCATGTCGTCCATGAGCTGGTAATTGCTTATATTGTAATCCCTAAAACGGCCAAGGCCCGTGCGCGGGTCCATAATAAAAGAGAGCAATACCCAACCTTTTGGATTTAATATTTCATCAGAGGTAAACTGACCGGAATCCGATTTGTCGACGGCAGCCATCATTTCATCCAGGTGCCCGAACTTTTCCTTACCGCCGTAATAATCGTAGATCACTCTGGCCGCGCTAGGCGCGGGGCGGCTATCTCCCTTGTACTTGTTTTTTAATTCAAGTCTTTCATCCTCGCTGGAGTGGTGATCAAACCACAAACCACATCCTTCAACAAAAGGCACGTTGGCCAGCACATCGTTTTCGGTTACTTTGATAATGCCGTCTTGGATATCCTTCGGGTGGACAAATGCCCTGTCATCAATAATACCGGCCGCTTTTAAAAGAACCGCGCAAGCTAACCCGTCGAAATCGGAGCGAGTCAAAAGCCTCATATAATTCATCACCTCAGCGTAATATTTTATTTTAAAATTCTGCAAAAAGAAAATACTTCCTTTAAGGTGAGGTGACTTTTTTAAAATATAAGTAAAAACCCATGTCTATATTTCACGTGTTTTCGCTAATTTTATTTTTATGTTTAGCTATAAAATATTTGATACCTATAATAAATAGATGACCAAGCCTTACCTCAAAAGCACAGTCCAACACAGTGTTAAAGCAAGCTTCATCGAAACGGGGCCGCACTTCCACCACCGGTGTCGCCCCGCCGGGAGAAAGAATACGGCAAAACGCCGTTAATACTATTCCTTTCAACCCCCAGACCGCCCCCGTCAGCAAACCGGTCTGAGAGGAATCGCCTGCCCCTATTTCCGTATGCCAAGTAAGCCGGCATAAACGTACTTTTTTCAACAATCCCAAAATGTATTTACCATACAAACGCATCATATTAACAATACCGGATGCAGTGCGCATAAACTTTGGCAGTGAAATTACATTCTCCCTCTTATCCAGCACATCTCCGTCTTTTTGTTCAACCTTCGTTTTTGTCATTATCGCCGGCCAGCGCTTTTTCTTTTCAATTTTTATTTCAGGAAGCTCAAAAGTATAATGGATCAACCCACGCCATGCGGAAACCCCCACAGCAAACTGATCATCCCTTCCCCGTCTCGAATAACTCACCTGCACCCTGACAACGGTCAGCAAAAGAAAAAGCAGAAGAAGGGCTAATAACATCAAGAAAACAAGGGAAACCTTGCTCACCTGACCCCACCTCTGCATTATTTTTCCACAACGTCCCTGGTCTATGCAAAAAATACTTAATTCTAAAAACTATTCGTTAAACACAACCTCCCGCACCTCTTTCATGGTCTCAACAGCCTTGGCTTTGGCCTTCCGCGCTCCTTCGGCGAGAATCTCATCGACATAACCCGGCCGTTTTAATATCTCCGCCCGCCGCTCTCTAATGGGAGCCATTACCTCCTCGATGCTTGCGGCGAGCAATTTTTTACAAGCTACGCAACCAGTCCTGCCGCCTCGGCATTCATCTTCCAAGCCAGCCAGCTTGTCTGCCGCGTAAATACTGTGATACTCATGGACAATACATACTTCCGGGTGGCCCGGGTCGGTCTTGCGAATTCGGGCCGGGTCGGTAATCATGGCGTTAACCCTTTCTTTTATTAAATCCGGCTCTGCGCCTAGCGCAATATCGTTATGATAGCTCTTGCTCATTTTGCGGCCGTCGATGCCCGGCAGCAACGGCACCCTGGCCACAAGACCTTGCGGTTCGGGAAATACCGGACGGTACAGGTAATTAAACCGGCGGGCTACTTCACGGCACAACTCCAGGTGTGGCAACTGATCCTCCCCAACCGGCACCGCGTCAGCTTTATACAATAGAATATCCGCCGCCTGGAGCAATGGGTATCCGAGAAAGCCGTAAGTATTGATGTCCTTTCCCTGTTCTTTCAGCTGCTGCACCTGGTCCTTAAAAGTCGGCACCCGCTCCAGCCAGGATAAAGGTGTAATCATGGAAAAAATCAAGTGCAGTTCAGCGTGCTCCAGTATATCAGACTGGACAAAAATCACGCTTTTTTCCGGATCCAGCCCCACAGCCAGCCAGTCCGTCACCATCTCTCTTATGTTTTTCCTCATGGACGAGTTATCTTCAAATGACGTGCTGAGAGCATGCCAGTCTGCAACAAAATAATAGCAATCATATTCGCTCTGCAACCTGGCCCAATTTTCCAAAACATACAGGTGGCCAAGGTGCAGCTTGCCCGTTGGACGCATACCACTGACAATAATTCCTTTCGACATTGTTACCTCTCCCTTCTCTTTCACATCACATCACCAGGCGGGAAACAGCTCTCGCCAGCGCGCCTAACAAACTATAAATCGGGTTAACTAAAATCTTAAATACAATACCAATCAACCCGGTAAAAACAAGTAATATCAATACTATCGACCCATATTGCTCAAGCTGGTACAACCACTCCTGCCGTCCCGGCAAAATGCCGGCCAGGATCTTTGAACCATCCAGCGGCGGGATCGGAATTATATTAAATACCGCCAAAACCACGTTGATTTGAATCATATACTGCATAATCTCTCTGAAATAAGGCAGGTTCAAACCAACCAGGGCACCGAAAACAATTGCTGAAATGACGGCCAGCAGCATATTCATCACCGGGCCGGCCAGGGCTACCAGCAACATGCCCTGTCTTTGATCAACCTTTAAATTATAGGGATTTACGGGCACCGGTTTGGCCCAGCCAAAACCCGCGAAAAACAAAAGAAGCAGACCAATCGGATCTATATGAGCCACCGGGTTGATCGTGAGGCGCCCCTGATAACGGGCGGTCCGGTCACCAAGCCGGTCGGCCGTCCAACCGTGGGCATACTCATGGAAGGTCAAACCTAAAACAATAGCCGGCAGCATCAAAGCTATATCATTTAGACTGGGGAAATTAAACATTATCTTTCGCTCCTTCGAAATTTACAAGGTACTTCTTGACGTAATTCATCTCTTCCTGCCTGTTACAGATTACTCCATCCAGGCGAGCCTGCCACAGCGCTTCCATTGCCCTTTTATATTGTTTCCCCGGCTCATACCCAAGCAGCCGCAAGTCCTTTCCATTAATTTGAGGTTTATTGTAAAAAACAGCGTTAAGCACATGCCGAAAACGTTTTTTTACCGAATTGCCGGTGAGATAACATAATATCAATGGGTAAATCTCCCCGGGTACCGATTTCACCTGTCTGGCCAGTTCACTCATGGTAACTCCAAAAGGTTCTTGCAGTTTTTTCAAAATACTGCGCCAACCACCCAGCGCGGCCGCTACTTTATTCGTCTGGCGCTTGCTTAAATGGTAACGCCGGCAAACCTCGGACGCTACGGTCCAGTCCGAAAAATGCAGCACCGCCAGAAAGTAAATCATCCATATCTCACTAGGTTCTACTACATTCCAATAGCGCAGGGTTCTCAATGACCGCGTGATTTTATCGAGAACCGGCCGTACCTTTTCGGGTTCTACTCCCGGAAATAAAGACGGCCACAGCTGAAGCTCCATAAAGCGGGCTAGCACCAGTCCAGGCCTCGGTTCCAGAAAGACATGTTTTAGTTCTTCCCAAATTCGCTCCGTGGAAACCCTGGCCAGCATATTATTGTGCATTGCTTCCCTCGCCAGTTTAAGCGTATGTGACTCCAGGCTCATATAATAGCGCTGCTCAAATCTCACCGCCCGTAATATACGCACGGGATCTTCCACGAAGCTCAAATTGTGCAACACCCGGATAAGACCGCGCTCCAGATCTTCCCTGCCGCCAAAGTAGTCAACTACATCACCGAAGCTTTCTTTATTAATCGAAACTGCCATCGCATTGATGGTAAAGTCACGGCGGTACAGATCCTGATGCAATGATGAAGCCTCCACTTGGGGCATAGCCGCCGGGTATTGATAAAATTCAGTCCTTGATGTGGTTACGTCTACCTGCCTGCCGTCAGGAAACAATATTTTTGCCGTCCCGAACTGATTATGTTCACGCAACCGCCCCTGATGCTCTTTGCTAATGGCCCGCGCCAGTTCAATACCGTCCCCTTCCACAACCAAATCAATATCCAGGCACTCTATGCCCAGCAGCAGGTCGCGGACTATTCCACCGGCGGCGTATACCTTGGCTCCCATAGACAGGGCTTTTTCACCCGCCCATTTTAATATCTCCATATAATCAGCCGGCAGGTTATGGTACATTAATTCCTGTATATTCACAGGTGACATTACTTGAACGCGCCCCGTCTTAACCATCCGGAAACGGCTTGGTTCACCGCCGCCATGGAGAGTGCGCAGAACATCCGAGCGGGTAACGATCCCCACTAACTTCCCATCTTCGATCACCGGAAGCCGGCCGATATCATACTCAATCATTAAGTCACGCACTACCGAAGCCGGCGCTTGCGGACCGACTGACACCAGTTTACTGGTCATAAACGCCTTAACTGGGGCGTGCCCCAGACCATGATGAGCCGCTTTTTCCACATCGCGACGGGAGATGATTCCTACCATGCGGCCGTTTTCTACTACCGGCAAGCCGGTATGACCGTAGCGCAGCATAACTTTTTCCGCTTCATTAATAACCGTTTCAGGTGTAATTGTCTTGACCGGGCTGTTCATAATAGCTGACGCTGTAACCGGCGGCCTTACTTTTAAATGGATAGCATCCAATAGCTTACCGGTCACGTCTTCCACACTAGCTTTTTTTATTGAGGCCGAAGCTGCGGCGTTATGGCCCCGGCCGCCTAGGATGCCCAGTATTTCTCTAACATTTACTTCCGGCACACTGCTCCGGGCGACTATATGGACCCGGTCATCCATCTCCACCACGGTAAAAACCGCGTCCGGCCGGTCAAATTCAGCAAGTTTATGGGTTAAGGCGGCGAGTCCGCCAACAAATTCATCAACATTCCCTTTGGCGATTAATAATTTCATCCCGTTGACTTGAATATGTTCCGCCGAAGATAGCAGATCTCTCAAGAGTATGCGCTGGTCAACAGTAAACGGCCGGTCTAGGAATTCCGCCACAACAGCCAGGTTCGCGCCGTTAGAGAGCAAGTAGGCTACCGCGTCCGCGTCTCTGGCTGTTGTGCCGGAATAGACCAGTGAACCGGTATCCTGGTAAATACCAAGAGCGAGTATAGTCGCTTCCAGCGGTGTAATCTCCAGTCCCCGCTCCCTAATCTTTTCCACCAGCAAGGTGGTTGCGGCCCCGACCATTTCCACCACTTCGACCGTACCCGATACGTCACCGGCTTCTCTCGGGTGGTGATCGTAAATATGTATTTCAACACCCGGCTTCTTAAGAATAACAGCCATATTGGCCAGCCTTCCGGGAGACTTGGTATCCACCAGAACCAACCGCTCAACCAGAACCGGCTTTATATCCCTGGCCGATTTTATGTCAAGGGCATCTTTATGTAAAGCCATAAAAGCTTCAACGCTTCGGGAAAGATTCCCGGGAAAGACCATAACGGCGTCTGGGTAAAGCTTCCTGGCGGCAACCATCGACGCTAATGCGTCCAGGTCGGTATTAATATGAGTGGTAATTATCTCCACACTTACCCTCCGCTGCAATAAATTGCCCCAGACTAAATAACATGACTAATATTATATCATACTCCAGGTTTCAAAAAAAGCGACCCGCGGCCACTGACGCCGGTGGATATTCTCCATGCAAGGCCTCCGCTTTGTTCCAATGACTGCCAATTGTTTATCACAGCTGGTAAAAGGAGTTATAGTAGCGGGCATCAAGACTTTACTGGCACGGGTGGCGCTGAGGGAGGAAGACATCGGAAGAGTATATCTGGCCGGAGCTTTCGGAACCTATGTGCGCCCGCGGGATTTGATACGCCTTGGCTTTAGCCGGCGCGATGGCGGTTTTATTGTCCGGAGCTATGTGCCAGCGTGCGGAAGAGGTTAGCTGTGGCCCTTCCATGTGGGACCACTGCGATAATACTTTATCTATCTTAGCCTTTCGGGTATCAAGTCATGTGAGACCAGATCCTCATAACTTTCCCGCCGGGTGATTAACTCAGCGCCGCCTCCCCTCACCAGCACCATTGCCGGCCGCGGTAAGCGGTTGTAATTCATGGCCATGGAATAGTTGTACGCGCCCGTGCAAGATACAGCCAGAATGTCACCCGTTTCGGCAGAAGGCAGTTCAATATCCCATATTAACATGTCCCCTGATTCACAACATTTACCTGCCACCGACACTAGTTCCGACGGTTGCTGCTTGACTTTACCTGCCAGACAGGCCTCATACCTGGCCTGGTACAAAGCCAGACGGGGATTGTCACCCATTCCACCGTCCACTGCCAGGTACTTGCGTATTCCGGGAATATCTTTTATTGCGCCAACAGTATACAAGGTTGTCCCGGCCGGACCACTAATCGAACGGCCAGGTTCAACTATTATCTTGGGTGCCGGGAAATTATATTCAGCCGCTTTTTCCAGCACAGCTTTCATTGTTACCGCGGCATAATCCTTTACCGGGCGCGGTTGATCGCCTTCCACATAATAAACTCCAAGACCGCCTCCCAAGTCCAGCACTTTTACATGGCAGCCGGTTTCCTCAAAAACTTTATTGGCGAATGCCATCATTACTTCAACTGTGTGGGAATAAGATTCCAGCTCGAAGATTTGAGATCCGATATGGCAGTGTAAACCTTTAAAATCGATCTTTTTTAACTCCAAAGCACGCTTGACCGCAGCCATCGCCTGTCCGTTCTCAATTACCAGCCCAAATTTGGAGTCGATTTGGCCTGTCCTGATGTAGCTATGAGTGTGCGCCTCTATTCCGGGCGTCACCCTGAGAATCACCGTGGCTTTTTTACCGGCTTTTTCAGCCAGACTGTTCAATAACTCCAGTTCGCATAAATTGTCCACCATAAAAAAGCCTACTTCCGCTTCCAAAGCCATAGCTAATTCTGCGTAAGACTTGTTATTGCCGTGAAAATAAATGCGTTCAGCCGGAAAACCAGCTTTAAGCGCGGTAAATAATTCCCCCCCTGATACAACGTCAAGGCCAAGACCTTCCTCTTCCACCATCCGGCAAACGGCAAGATTTAATAGGGTTTTTCCAGCGTAAATAACCTCAGCCCCATAACTTTGTGTGAAAGAGTGATAATAATCACGACAACTCTCCCGAAAGCACATTTCATCCAAAACATAAAGAGGCGTACCGAATTCCCTGGCCAAGTCGAGTGAATCACAGCCACCTATTTCAAGATGTCCTTTTTCATTAACCCGCATGGTGCCATTCAGCTTCATATCAACCTCCAGATAAACAAAAGCGGCCCTGGTGTAAATGCCGTAAGGCCGCATTTTCTTCCATTAACTAAATAACTATAAAATCTAGTAGTCAATATTTATAAATTCTTTAGACAATAAAAGTTCTTTATTCTGAATACTGACTACTGTCTACTGACTACTGAGTAATTAAACTTCAGGCAACTGCTCCAAAGCTCTTTTAAGGTTTTCCTCCGGCAGCGGGTAATCTTCCAGTTTTCCAGACAAGTATGCGTCGTAAGAGGGTAAATCCAGAAGTCCGTGGCCACTCAAGTTAAACAGTATTGTCCTGGCCTCACCGGCTTCCTTCGCTGCGATAGCTTCCACCACCGCGTGATGGATAGCATGGGAAGATTCAGGAGCCGGCACGACACCTTCACTCTTGGCAAAGAGAACGGCAGATTCAAAAACCGCTGTTTGCCCGTAAGCGCGGGCTTCAGCTATACCGTCGTGAACGATCTGGCTAACCAGCGGCGAATCGCCATGATATCTCAAACCGCCGGCATGGATACCCGGGGGCATGAAATCCTTGCCCAAGGTATACATCCATAAGAGCGGTGTGAATCCGGCCACATCCCCGAAATCATAAGCGTAATGCCCGCGCGTCAAAGTCGGGCAGGAACTGGGCTCTACAGCCACAAGCCGCACTTTGGCGCCGCTGACAATCTTATCATGGGCAAACGGAAAAGCGATGCCAGCGAAGTTACTACCGCCGCCACAGCAGGCGATGACCACGTCAGGATAAGCGTCTACCTTGGCTAGCTGCTCTTTTGCCTCAAGTCCGAGAACGGACTGGTGCAGGGCAACGTGGTTCAGGACACTGCCCAAGGCGTAATTTGTGTCATCACGTCCAGCCGCGTCTTCCACCGCCTCGCTGATGGCTATACCCAAGCTCCCCAGTGACTCAGGGTCTTTCTCCAGGATTTGCCTCCCGGAATTAGTCAGATTGCTGGGACTGGCAATACAATCAGCGCCAAAAATTTGCATCACCGAACGGCGGTAAGGTTTCTGGTGATAGCTTACTTTTACCATGTAAACGGTGCATTCCAAGCCAAAGAAGTTGCACGCCTGGGATAACGCGACACCCCACTGGCCTGCGCCTGTCTCGGTGGCAAGCCGTTTAATTCCTGCCTCTTTATTGTAATAAGCCTGGGCAACGGCGGTATTCAACTTGTGGCTGCCGGCCGGGCTTACCCCTTCGTATTTATAATAAATTTTCGCCGGTGTATCCAGGGCCTTTTCCAGCCGGCGCGCCCGGCAAAGGGGAGACGGCCGCCAGAGCTTATAAATTTCCCGCACCTCTTCCGGTATTTCGATCCAGCGCTCCTGGCTCACCTCTTGTAAAATTAAAGCCATCGGGAATATCGGGGACAAGTCTCCAGGCCCCGCAGGCTGTTTCGTTGCGGGATTCAGCGGGGGTTTTGGCAAATTGGGCATGTCCGCCTGGATATTGTACCATTTTGTTGGCATTTCTTTTTCACTGAGTAAAATTTTTGTTTCACTCATCTCACCTAAAACTCCTCTCTCCTCCTAAAATTTAATAAAAATCGATCTTTTTCAAAAACACTAAAAATATTTTAGCTTAATGTTTCTTGCTGCGCAATATTATTCGTCATTTTTTAACTTATCTTTTCTTCCTTGCTTATTTCATTGCTCCATTTGCCACAACGGTCACCCCAGCGTGCGATAACGTTTCCCTGCTCAGCCACTTCCACTACCTCGCACATATTGGGGCAGCCGGTGCATTCAAAACTGCCGGTTTTGAATAATGAATCGGCCACGCTGAAACCTTTGAACCGGCTTAGTCCGGTTCGCGCCACCGCTTCACGGGCCAGCAGGGCTGCGCCTACCGCGCCCATCACGTCAAAATGTGAAGGTACGGTCACGGGTAATTCCAGCGCTTTTTCAAAAGCCTTGGCCATTCCCACATTGGCTGCCACCCCGCCTTGAAAAACCACCGGAGGCAAGATTTCCTTGCCCTTACCGACATTGTTCAGGTAATTGCGCACAAGTGCCTCGCACAGTCCGGCCAGGATATCCGGGAGGCCGCATCCCATCTGCTGTTTGTGAATCATATCCGACTCCGCGAAGACAGCGCACCGCCCGGCAATCCGCACCGGCGACTCCGCCTGTAAAGCGATTTCGCCGAATTGCTCAATCTGTATATTCAGCCGCGCGGCCTGCTGGTCGAGAAAAGAT
This genomic window contains:
- a CDS encoding DUF2953 domain-containing protein, whose product is MSKVSLVFLMLLALLLLFLLLTVVRVQVSYSRRGRDDQFAVGVSAWRGLIHYTFELPEIKIEKKKRWPAIMTKTKVEQKDGDVLDKRENVISLPKFMRTASGIVNMMRLYGKYILGLLKKVRLCRLTWHTEIGAGDSSQTGLLTGAVWGLKGIVLTAFCRILSPGGATPVVEVRPRFDEACFNTVLDCAFEVRLGHLFIIGIKYFIAKHKNKISENT
- a CDS encoding CBS domain-containing protein, producing the protein MEIITTHINTDLDALASMVAARKLYPDAVMVFPGNLSRSVEAFMALHKDALDIKSARDIKPVLVERLVLVDTKSPGRLANMAVILKKPGVEIHIYDHHPREAGDVSGTVEVVEMVGAATTLLVEKIRERGLEITPLEATILALGIYQDTGSLVYSGTTARDADAVAYLLSNGANLAVVAEFLDRPFTVDQRILLRDLLSSAEHIQVNGMKLLIAKGNVDEFVGGLAALTHKLAEFDRPDAVFTVVEMDDRVHIVARSSVPEVNVREILGILGGRGHNAAASASIKKASVEDVTGKLLDAIHLKVRPPVTASAIMNSPVKTITPETVINEAEKVMLRYGHTGLPVVENGRMVGIISRRDVEKAAHHGLGHAPVKAFMTSKLVSVGPQAPASVVRDLMIEYDIGRLPVIEDGKLVGIVTRSDVLRTLHGGGEPSRFRMVKTGRVQVMSPVNIQELMYHNLPADYMEILKWAGEKALSMGAKVYAAGGIVRDLLLGIECLDIDLVVEGDGIELARAISKEHQGRLREHNQFGTAKILFPDGRQVDVTTSRTEFYQYPAAMPQVEASSLHQDLYRRDFTINAMAVSINKESFGDVVDYFGGREDLERGLIRVLHNLSFVEDPVRILRAVRFEQRYYMSLESHTLKLAREAMHNNMLARVSTERIWEELKHVFLEPRPGLVLARFMELQLWPSLFPGVEPEKVRPVLDKITRSLRTLRYWNVVEPSEIWMIYFLAVLHFSDWTVASEVCRRYHLSKRQTNKVAAALGGWRSILKKLQEPFGVTMSELARQVKSVPGEIYPLILCYLTGNSVKKRFRHVLNAVFYNKPQINGKDLRLLGYEPGKQYKRAMEALWQARLDGVICNRQEEMNYVKKYLVNFEGAKDNV
- the lysA gene encoding diaminopimelate decarboxylase; amino-acid sequence: MKLNGTMRVNEKGHLEIGGCDSLDLAREFGTPLYVLDEMCFRESCRDYYHSFTQSYGAEVIYAGKTLLNLAVCRMVEEEGLGLDVVSGGELFTALKAGFPAERIYFHGNNKSYAELAMALEAEVGFFMVDNLCELELLNSLAEKAGKKATVILRVTPGIEAHTHSYIRTGQIDSKFGLVIENGQAMAAVKRALELKKIDFKGLHCHIGSQIFELESYSHTVEVMMAFANKVFEETGCHVKVLDLGGGLGVYYVEGDQPRPVKDYAAVTMKAVLEKAAEYNFPAPKIIVEPGRSISGPAGTTLYTVGAIKDIPGIRKYLAVDGGMGDNPRLALYQARYEACLAGKVKQQPSELVSVAGKCCESGDMLIWDIELPSAETGDILAVSCTGAYNYSMAMNYNRLPRPAMVLVRGGGAELITRRESYEDLVSHDLIPERLR
- the acsA gene encoding acetate--CoA ligase, with the translated sequence MEQYEVLPPSPGKHNMDNYDEYCKNFTWESVEKEFSWYTTGKVNIAYEAIDRMVDEKGKGNDPAILYSDTEKEVTVTFADMKEQSAKFANVLTKLGIKKGDRVFLFIPRSPEMLISFAGIVKAGAIAGPLFEAFMEEAVKDRLVDSEAVAIVTTAGQKSRIKKDEIPSLKHVIVIGDEEANLAPYELSYEKLMAEASADFTPVWLTKDDPMFLLYTSGSTGKPKGVLHTHEIMTGIYHTMRISQDVQDGDVFWCTADPGWITGVSYSVWGPWLVGKATIIRGGRFSADDWYATLEKYGVTNWYSAPTAFRMLAAAGDDAVKKYNLKLRHITSVGEPLNPEVIMWAMKVFNVRIHETFFMTETGVNMICCYPCAPIRVGSMFKAIPGVEAAITDDDGNVLPPLQMGNLSLKKGWPGMMKEIWKNPEKYNEYFKNEPWYISGDQAYMDADGYIWFQGRNDDVIKTAGERVGPFEVESKLVEHPAVAEAGVIGKPDEVRGNIIKAFIALAPGYTWSDELDKELKQFVKLGLAAHAAPKEIEVRDKLPKTRSGKIMRRVLKAQEMGLPVGDLSTMDD
- a CDS encoding site-2 protease family protein, which produces MFNFPSLNDIALMLPAIVLGLTFHEYAHGWTADRLGDRTARYQGRLTINPVAHIDPIGLLLLFFAGFGWAKPVPVNPYNLKVDQRQGMLLVALAGPVMNMLLAVISAIVFGALVGLNLPYFREIMQYMIQINVVLAVFNIIPIPPLDGSKILAGILPGRQEWLYQLEQYGSIVLILLVFTGLIGIVFKILVNPIYSLLGALARAVSRLVM
- a CDS encoding ASKHA domain-containing protein; this translates as MQGLRFVPMTANCLSQLVKGVIVAGIKTLLARVALREEDIGRVYLAGAFGTYVRPRDLIRLGFSRRDGGFIVRSYVPACGRG
- the trpS gene encoding tryptophan--tRNA ligase is translated as MSKGIIVSGMRPTGKLHLGHLYVLENWARLQSEYDCYYFVADWHALSTSFEDNSSMRKNIREMVTDWLAVGLDPEKSVIFVQSDILEHAELHLIFSMITPLSWLERVPTFKDQVQQLKEQGKDINTYGFLGYPLLQAADILLYKADAVPVGEDQLPHLELCREVARRFNYLYRPVFPEPQGLVARVPLLPGIDGRKMSKSYHNDIALGAEPDLIKERVNAMITDPARIRKTDPGHPEVCIVHEYHSIYAADKLAGLEDECRGGRTGCVACKKLLAASIEEVMAPIRERRAEILKRPGYVDEILAEGARKAKAKAVETMKEVREVVFNE
- a CDS encoding exopolyphosphatase, with the protein product MRLLTRSDFDGLACAVLLKAAGIIDDRAFVHPKDIQDGIIKVTENDVLANVPFVEGCGLWFDHHSSEDERLELKNKYKGDSRPAPSAARVIYDYYGGKEKFGHLDEMMAAVDKSDSGQFTSDEILNPKGWVLLSFIMDPRTGLGRFRDYNISNYQLMDDMIEYCRKMSIDEILKVPDVQERIKQYNEQNELFKDMIKKHTTTDGNVIITDLRGVDPIYSGNRFMIYVLFPEQNISVWVIDGKNKQNCVFAVGRSIINRSSKTDVGSLMLKYGGGGHKMVGTCQVVYEEADRVMNELIASMKNDG
- a CDS encoding TrpB-like pyridoxal phosphate-dependent enzyme; amino-acid sequence: MSETKILLSEKEMPTKWYNIQADMPNLPKPPLNPATKQPAGPGDLSPIFPMALILQEVSQERWIEIPEEVREIYKLWRPSPLCRARRLEKALDTPAKIYYKYEGVSPAGSHKLNTAVAQAYYNKEAGIKRLATETGAGQWGVALSQACNFFGLECTVYMVKVSYHQKPYRRSVMQIFGADCIASPSNLTNSGRQILEKDPESLGSLGIAISEAVEDAAGRDDTNYALGSVLNHVALHQSVLGLEAKEQLAKVDAYPDVVIACCGGGSNFAGIAFPFAHDKIVSGAKVRLVAVEPSSCPTLTRGHYAYDFGDVAGFTPLLWMYTLGKDFMPPGIHAGGLRYHGDSPLVSQIVHDGIAEARAYGQTAVFESAVLFAKSEGVVPAPESSHAIHHAVVEAIAAKEAGEARTILFNLSGHGLLDLPSYDAYLSGKLEDYPLPEENLKRALEQLPEV
- a CDS encoding acyl-CoA dehydratase activase; its protein translation is MKGYLGIDVGSVSTNLVFLNEGGIVCEAIYLRTQGQPIATVQKGLKELNERLPAGVKVRGAGVTGSGRHLTGVLVGADAVKNEITAHAVASLLLVPGVQTILEIGGQDSKIIILRNGVVTDFAMNTVCAAGTGSFLDQQAARLNIQIEQFGEIALQAESPVRIAGRCAVFAESDMIHKQQMGCGLPDILAGLCEALVRNYLNNVGKGKEILPPVVFQGGVAANVGMAKAFEKALELPVTVPSHFDVMGAVGAALLAREAVARTGLSRFKGFSVADSLFKTGSFECTGCPNMCEVVEVAEQGNVIARWGDRCGKWSNEISKEEKIS